Below is a genomic region from Pseudovibrio sp. M1P-2-3.
AAGGGCACCTCAGCTGTTTTCTTAGAAGGGGAACAATCACGACTACAAGATACGAGAATTCGGGAAAAGCGTGCTGCGTTAAAGCAAATGCAACAAGCGCACAATTCTGATTTCACACAACTGGAAGAAGCTGGCCAAAAACTCGAAGAAAAAACCGCACTCTACGATGAGATGCGAAGTGAGTATAATGGCCGGGAAGCAAAACTAACCCCCTGGTGGTATATCCCGGCACTCATCATCGTTCTTATCACTGAAACACTGGTAAACTACGAGAGTTTCAACGCAGTTAAACTCTTCACACCAGCTCTCGCCCTTGGATCCACATTGATTATTGGCATTGCTCTAGCACTTGCCTCACACATGCACGGGACTGTTTTACGGCAATATAAATCACTTGCTGGCCGGCACAGGAAAAATGTCGACCGTGCCACGGGTTGGCGAATGGCAGGTCTTGGTACGGTATGTTTAGCCGTTGTCATGGCCGCTGTATGGTATGCAAGAAGCCAATATTTTGCAGGCCAACTTATTTCTTTCTCTGTTCTTGGCGGTCAAGCACCAAGTGCATTGACCGTTATTGGCGGCTCAATGATCATGAATGTGGTGGTTTGGATCGTTGGGGTTATTATCGCATTTGTTGCCCATGATGAAGATCACTTTTTTCCACTTACACTCAAAGAAAAAAGGGCCGCAGAAAAAGAAGTCGAGCAGCTTAGTAAAAAAATCGAGAAAATAAAGCGCGCAGAATATGGGCGCATAAATGAAGATATTGATGTCAAGATTAGTAAGCTGCAGTCGAAAAATAGAGTTTTCAAGCCAGCTGACGACATGAAAGACGAGTATGAGCATGCACAACAGATGCTCAGAGCTCTTAAAGAGCAGGATCAACGGATCCTGTCCATATTGAACAACTACCGCTTAAAGTTGATCGAAGCTTTAGGGGAGAAAAAATGTAAATTCGCGCTCACATCAGAGTTAAAGGACGTGAAAGCAGAGATCATGGATCCGATTGACTACAAAGCCTACCGCTTGTCATTAAACTACCACACGGAGGCATGATGATGCGTGTCATTGCAACATTACTTGCGCTTGTATGTTTAACGGGAACAGCACCTGCACAGGTTAGAACCGAAAACGCCACCTGCGCCAGAACTTTGTCTGAGCAGCCACTACGCCAAACATTAATCGTCATTGACGGAGCAATGGTTGCTCCTGATACAGACAACGGCCCTTCCGCAAAGAACCAAAATTGGCGCCGTTTTCTCACCTCCTTGTTAAATCCATCGGGGCCAAACAGCAGCAATAGCTTCTCCCCAAATGAACCCGTAACAGTTGCCATCGCCAGTTCTGATGGCGCGAGCCTCTCTCCCATTTTCCAAGGATGCATGCCAATCGTGAGTGCAGCGGAAGCTGAAAAGCTCGATAGCCAGACCAGTTCTTTGGATACATTTATTGGGAGAGACTGGAGGTCAAGGCACAAAAAACAGGCGGAAACCTTTTTAAACTCGCTTGTTATGGCATCCGTGGAAGGCATCAACAATGTCTCCATTGGGGGGACGGAGAAGGTTCGTTTCACTGAAAGCGGGCTCATTGAAAGTATGCAACGTAATCCGATGATATCCTTGGACAAGGGAATCCCTAGAATTCTCATTCTAACAGACATGGATCTCTACACATTTCCAAATGGGGATATCACAACCATTCGGGCGGCGGCACGTTCAGAAGGCATACGGGGGGGGGGCAACTTCCTACGCGCAGAAACCCATATTTTTGCACAGGGCCTGGGCCAGCATGACCAATTGGATGCTTATTTGAAGCCCTACTTTCTCTCCCAACAGGCCAACTTGGTCTCGATCGGATCTTTCGGGGCAGCTCTGCCTTCCAACAGCCAGCCCACATCCGTTTCAGTATTTCAAGGTGTTGCCGACTTCCCACAAGGGACTTACCCAATGCGTATGCGCCTGGCAAAAGACCAATCAAATTCGATCGTAAACTCATGGGTGGAAGTGCAATCGGATCAAAACCGTTTTGTTCCGTTTAATGGGCTATTAAATTGCCAAACAGATACACAGTGTGAATACATCGGAGATCGGGTGTTTGCCCAAATTTGGTCAGACAACCCAAACCCTGAGCCGGAATGTTTGCAGTGGATGGCATTTGCCGGCATGAGAGAACTCTCGTTTTCCATTGAGGGGGAACAAATTACCGGGAATGTCTCGGATCCAGCTTGTGAAATTGTGGGCCGGGAAGAGGGCATTTCGTTTAAACTTACGAAGGTTTCCAATGGCTTATTCTAAAAAGATGCCTTTGGCTTTACTGTTCATTCTTTCAACTATAGTGTCAGGGCTGTCTATCAGCCCTGCCCTATCTGCATGTCCCCCAGGATTTCCTAAGGGGTTACCGTGCCCTCAAGAGGCGTGGGAAACTGTTGGTTTAGAGCACGCAGATCGCCGGGAGCGTCTACTTCGGTTAACTGATGCAGGCTTAAATCTCCAATTCTTTGAAGAAACAATCACAAAGGAGATGCATGGGCTTTCTGACTTTCCAACAGACATACCTGTTTTGCGCGTCGTTGCACAACATGATGTTTTTTTTGACCGCGGAAGTAGCCAAGTAAAACCTGAAGCCTATCCGATCCTCGATATAATTGCCCAAAGTCTACAAAAAGAACCTCCGGATGTATCTGTATTTATTGTGGGACATACAGATTCAGATGGACCGGATGAATACAATAAACAACTGGGATTGGACCGGGCTAAAACAGTAAGCGATATGCTCGCCAGACGAGGTGTTTATCAGGCAAATATATTCCGGATCTCTTTTGGCGAAAGCCTACCCATTGCAACAAACGCTACAATAAAAGGAAAGGCTCGAAACCGGAGAGTGGAGTTTTTATTTGCCGCCCAAACACAAGCAATCGTTGCAAGCTTTGGAAAGCAAATGGTCAACATTTGTTCCGATCCAAATCAGGCACAGCAAAGACTATGTCAAAAATCTAAGGTGAGCTTGGATGCAGAGAAAGTATTTGTCACCTCCAATTACAACAAAAATATCAATAGCCTGAACCGTAAAACACAAACGGTCATGGACAATAAGGAGCTGAGCAGCTCGCAATTAAACCACACTATTTCGAATATTGAATTACAACGAAAAAAAATCCCAATAGAAATCAGCAGACAAAAAATTGTCATTCAACTAGACAGATAATGTTTAAATTTTACCTCGCCTCTTTATTAATGATAATGGCTGGTCCGGTGGAAGGCTTTGCGGATACCCCTTCCCCGATCACCTATTGTCGCTCTTTGTTTCATACAGTTGTACAACAACCCGACAGCAATGGTGGATGGATTGCCACAACTTCAAACAATGAAAACAAATTATGCCTTTATGGCTCACTTAGTGATATTGATCTGGCATACTTCAAAAAGACTATAACCAATATTGATAAGATTGATGTCATTGTTCGATCTTCAGGCGGACCTGTTGAGACTTGGCTTACCGTGGCAGAGCTACTCTCTCATAAAGTGCACGAGCTAACAGTAGATGAACTTTGTTTTTCAAGCTGTGCAAACTATATAGTACCGATTGCCCGGCAAATTACATCCGGGCCCAATAGTTTAATAGCATGGCATGGCGGCCCATACATGCCAAAGAGCTCACGCACTGATGGATTTTGTTCATTGGCAGATCATAATTGCTTGGCACTGGCTCGCCGCACAGAAGTTTTGTATAAAAAACACAATATTAGCTCAGATTTGTTGAGAGTATCAGGCACTGTTCCCCATCATAAAAAGTATAGGAGTTTGATATCAACTCTTGCCAACATGCAACTGTTAGATAGCTCAATGCCGCTACCTGTCGCCGGTTATGCTTTTTCCCCGGATCGACTCAAAGCATATGGCATACATAGTACCTCCAGAATGTGGCATGCAGGGGCCGATATTGATATCGCCCTTCTATCACTCCGGCGAAATCA
It encodes:
- a CDS encoding OmpA family protein, with protein sequence MAYSKKMPLALLFILSTIVSGLSISPALSACPPGFPKGLPCPQEAWETVGLEHADRRERLLRLTDAGLNLQFFEETITKEMHGLSDFPTDIPVLRVVAQHDVFFDRGSSQVKPEAYPILDIIAQSLQKEPPDVSVFIVGHTDSDGPDEYNKQLGLDRAKTVSDMLARRGVYQANIFRISFGESLPIATNATIKGKARNRRVEFLFAAQTQAIVASFGKQMVNICSDPNQAQQRLCQKSKVSLDAEKVFVTSNYNKNINSLNRKTQTVMDNKELSSSQLNHTISNIELQRKKIPIEISRQKIVIQLDR